A genomic stretch from Deinococcus cellulosilyticus NBRC 106333 = KACC 11606 includes:
- a CDS encoding NADP-dependent oxidoreductase has translation MTSHAIVFHVYGDPDVLQLHTFPVPEPSANQVLVRIRAAGVQPFDVQFRKGLMAERYPASFPQKIGNEFAGTVEKIGDEVTRFKSGDAVLGWVVLAAYAEHVLVSEATLTHKPPQMPWEEAGALTASGQTALTALDALQVGPEDVLLVHAAAGGVGSFAVQLAKARGARVIGTASPGNHAYLQSLGTEPVSHGEGLAERVLELAPQGVTASLVAVGNEEALRVSLKVTKNPERIRTLAFHPLARQLGIAWVGSERSLERLEQLVQFYEKGQLKVHIQEAFPLKDAAKAHRVMEKGHVRGKLVLLP, from the coding sequence ATGTCCTTCAATTGCACACATTTCCTGTTCCAGAACCCTCTGCGAATCAGGTTCTGGTGAGGATCAGGGCGGCAGGGGTGCAACCTTTTGACGTGCAGTTTCGCAAGGGCCTGATGGCCGAACGTTATCCAGCCTCATTTCCCCAGAAGATCGGCAACGAGTTTGCTGGCACAGTCGAAAAAATTGGAGATGAGGTCACCCGATTCAAGTCTGGAGATGCTGTGCTGGGATGGGTGGTTCTTGCCGCCTACGCCGAGCATGTGCTGGTTTCAGAAGCCACCCTCACCCACAAACCCCCCCAGATGCCCTGGGAAGAGGCAGGAGCCCTGACCGCTTCTGGTCAGACCGCCCTCACCGCCCTGGACGCTTTGCAGGTGGGGCCAGAAGATGTGCTCTTGGTCCATGCCGCTGCAGGAGGGGTGGGAAGTTTTGCAGTGCAACTGGCAAAAGCCAGAGGGGCCAGGGTGATTGGCACAGCAAGTCCTGGCAACCACGCATACCTGCAAAGCCTGGGGACAGAACCCGTGAGCCACGGAGAAGGTCTGGCGGAAAGGGTGCTGGAACTCGCCCCACAGGGGGTGACAGCTTCACTTGTTGCTGTCGGCAACGAAGAGGCACTGAGGGTTTCCTTGAAGGTGACAAAGAACCCCGAACGCATCCGAACACTGGCCTTTCATCCGCTGGCAAGACAACTTGGCATTGCCTGGGTGGGATCGGAACGTTCCCTGGAACGTCTGGAGCAACTGGTGCAGTTTTACGAGAAGGGCCAGTTGAAAGTCCACATTCAGGAGGCTTTCCCCCTGAAAGATGCTGCAAAAGCACACCGGGTCATGGAGAAAGGACATGTGAGGGGAAAACTGGTGCTCCTTCCCTGA